A single Argentina anserina chromosome 7, drPotAnse1.1, whole genome shotgun sequence DNA region contains:
- the LOC126802945 gene encoding putative acyl-activating enzyme 19 has translation MLCLLVMMTHMMKDKFLLLVSAILLDTILILHLLLWTLKLPPGSVCSSSENGHESQSYFQTGDFANKLHSGDLVFMGRKDRTIKLNGQHIALEEIKYTLLGHPDVTDTAVAFHNGQGELMQFVAFIILKEGLPDDIFRSSIKSWMVDKLPLAMIPGHIVITKSLPVSTSRKVDYASLADSVFLAEHIQDELGQIGRSNLLQAFKHVLMVEDVSDDDDFFMIGGNSIAAAHLANNIGVDMRLIYSFPTPSKLCMALPERNGPFSMSQSGI, from the exons ATGTTGTGCTTGTTAGTGATGATGACACACATGATGAAAGATAAATTTTTGTTGCTGGTCTCTGCAATTCTTCTGGATACTATTCTGATTCTACATTTACTCCTTTGGACACTGAAATTACCTCCAGGTTCTGTTTGTTCCAGTTCTGAAAATGGACATGAAAGTCAATCATATTTTCAAACTGGTGATTTTGCCAATAAACTTCATAGTGGTGATTTGGTTTTCATGGGAAGAAAGGACCGCACTATTAAGCTCAATGGGCAGCATATTGCTTTAGAGGAAATCAAATATACATTGCTGGGACATCCAGATGTAACTGACACTGCTGTTGCATTTCATAATGGTCAAGGGGAACTAATGCAATTTGTAGCATTTATAATATTAAAGGAGGGACTCCCTGATGATATATTCAGATCTTCCATCAAAAGTTGGATGGTCGACAAACTTCCGCTGGCAATGATTCCTGGTCACATTGTTATAACAAAATCATTACCTGTATCTACTAGTAGAAAAGTTGATTATGCTTCGTTAGCAGATTCAGTATTTCTAGCAGAACACATCCAAGATGAGCTTGGTCAAATTGGGAGAAGCAACTTACTGCAA GCCTTCAAGCATGTTTTAATGGTTGAAGATGtttctgatgatgatgatttctTTATGATTGGTGGAAATTCTATTGCTGCTGCACATCTTGCGAACAATATAGGAGTTGATATGAGATTGATATATAGCTTTCCAACTCCATCTAAGCTTTGTATGGCTCTTCCAGAGAGAAATGGACCATTCAGTATGAGCCAAAGTGGAATCTGA